A region of Thermobifida halotolerans DNA encodes the following proteins:
- a CDS encoding class I adenylate-forming enzyme family protein, producing MLQRILPERAFFLGLLFERAAARHGGVPVTLDRPLDTFPERGTDLNYVDLADIIDDLAARLWEAGVRPTERIAVYKGANFDISLTVCAAARIGAVPVPLSPALGGEIVDELLRRLDRPWLVTDADKLDGDLRGVAVSELTSGVLLAGTRAHASGRSLTDLDAAPRRPPVRLHPSQPALITHTSGTTGVSKLMVHTAQTLFHRLLPQQAIAWPVRGRERVALCMSFVHSRFFHSLGVFVNYGNPMDILVDPEPDSVGPIFTRTRPGLVETHPNNFIQWEDLVDAPGAPLASVRYYSTTFDAIHPRTIQRLLGASRRKNPLMVQLYGQSETGPISGWWYTSKSAQTTDGRCVGIPLPGFIRVRVVGSDGRPVRRGRTGHLEVRSRGRVLTYLGEDERYRGQLNGSWWRLGDMGYLNRWGMLFLTDRDIDQIDSVDSNLELEDVLLSRLDELLEVVIVASPSGEPVPVVATRRDAPLDTERWKEAVHGLPPLAEPVQVRFTDLPRTSTWKIQRVQIRRMFEEGTLPVIDRETVAG from the coding sequence ATGCTGCAGAGAATCCTCCCCGAACGCGCCTTCTTCCTCGGCCTGCTCTTCGAGAGGGCGGCGGCCCGCCACGGCGGCGTCCCCGTCACCCTGGACAGGCCGCTCGACACCTTCCCCGAGCGCGGGACCGACCTGAACTACGTGGACCTCGCCGACATCATCGACGACCTCGCGGCCCGCCTCTGGGAGGCGGGAGTCCGCCCCACGGAGAGGATCGCGGTCTACAAGGGCGCGAACTTCGACATATCCCTGACCGTGTGCGCCGCCGCCCGGATCGGCGCCGTCCCGGTTCCGCTGTCCCCCGCGCTGGGCGGGGAGATCGTCGACGAACTCCTGCGGCGGCTGGACCGCCCCTGGCTGGTCACCGACGCGGACAAGCTCGACGGGGACCTGCGGGGCGTGGCCGTGTCCGAGCTGACCTCGGGCGTGCTCCTCGCCGGGACGAGGGCACACGCCTCCGGCCGCTCCCTGACCGACCTGGACGCCGCCCCCCGCCGCCCCCCGGTGCGGCTGCACCCGAGCCAGCCGGCGCTCATCACCCACACCTCCGGGACGACCGGCGTCTCCAAGCTCATGGTGCACACCGCGCAGACCCTCTTCCACCGACTGCTGCCCCAGCAGGCCATCGCCTGGCCGGTGCGCGGGCGGGAGCGGGTGGCGCTGTGCATGTCCTTCGTCCACTCCCGCTTCTTCCACTCCCTGGGAGTGTTCGTCAACTACGGCAACCCGATGGACATCCTGGTCGACCCCGAACCCGACTCCGTCGGACCGATCTTCACCCGCACCCGGCCCGGACTGGTCGAGACCCATCCCAACAACTTCATCCAGTGGGAGGACCTGGTCGACGCCCCCGGGGCGCCCCTCGCCAGCGTCCGCTACTACAGCACCACCTTCGACGCCATCCACCCGCGCACCATCCAGCGGCTGCTGGGCGCCTCCCGCCGGAAGAACCCGCTGATGGTGCAGCTCTACGGGCAGAGTGAGACCGGTCCGATCTCGGGATGGTGGTACACGTCCAAGAGCGCGCAGACCACGGACGGCCGCTGCGTCGGAATCCCCCTCCCCGGCTTCATCAGGGTCCGGGTCGTCGGATCGGACGGCAGGCCCGTGCGCAGAGGACGCACCGGCCACCTGGAGGTGCGCAGCCGCGGCCGGGTGCTCACCTACCTCGGGGAGGACGAGCGCTACCGGGGCCAGCTCAACGGTTCCTGGTGGCGCCTGGGCGACATGGGCTACCTCAACCGGTGGGGGATGCTCTTCCTGACCGACCGCGACATCGACCAGATCGACAGCGTCGACAGCAACCTCGAACTGGAGGACGTGCTGCTGTCCCGGCTGGACGAGCTGCTGGAGGTCGTGATCGTCGCCTCCCCCTCCGGTGAGCCCGTCCCCGTCGTGGCCACCCGTCGGGACGCGCCCCTCGACACGGAGCGCTGGAAGGAGGCCGTCCACGGTCTGCCGCCCCTGGCCGAGCCGGTCCAGGTGCGGTTCACCGACCTGCCGCGCACGTCGACGTGGAAGATCCAGCGGGTCCAGATCCGCAGGATGTTCGAGGAGGGGACCCTTCCCGTCATCGACCGGGAGACGGTGGCCGGTTGA
- a CDS encoding AMP-binding protein, whose product MNVSADLEARARRWWSRPAFLEGDHVWTHGEVHDLAARAATVLAGRGVAAGTRVLLALPDGIAWAVAFLATARLGATAVLTNPALPKGDHEFIVADARVTHVVAGEETAERFTGVTVLRGAELVDAARRDSPGPALDVSGDTPLYVQYTSGTTGRPKGAVHRHSDPSFYHAAFGEPRLGLRPEDVTLSISKLFFAYGFGNAFVFPLFSGGSAVLTPERPKPALVAELVERHGVSVLYGVPSAYGNLAAETDPSAFASLRAAVSAGEKLTLPFHERFTGFLGVPVLDQLGSTEAGHAMCANGIDSDTPGTIGRPVRGFELQVRDKAGNRVRDGEEGELWARGPSVMAEYLNRPEETAKTLVDGWLATRDRAVRNPDGTYTHLGRTDDLEMVGGITVSPLEIEHVLGAHPGVKEVAVACVTDGRGASRLRAFVVPEPSSPSPETLATELISRARAELAAFKVPRSVEVVAALPRTATGKIQRFRVRQGTW is encoded by the coding sequence GTGAACGTCTCCGCGGACCTGGAGGCCCGTGCGCGCCGTTGGTGGTCGCGTCCGGCCTTCCTGGAGGGAGACCACGTCTGGACCCACGGCGAGGTGCACGACCTGGCGGCCCGAGCGGCCACCGTGCTGGCGGGCCGGGGGGTGGCCGCGGGAACCCGGGTGCTCCTGGCCCTCCCCGACGGGATCGCCTGGGCCGTCGCCTTCCTCGCGACCGCGCGGCTCGGAGCGACCGCGGTCCTGACCAACCCCGCCCTGCCGAAGGGCGACCACGAGTTCATCGTGGCCGACGCGCGGGTCACCCACGTCGTGGCGGGGGAGGAGACCGCCGAGCGGTTCACCGGTGTCACGGTGCTGCGCGGCGCGGAACTGGTCGACGCGGCACGGCGCGACAGTCCCGGCCCCGCACTCGACGTCAGCGGGGACACCCCGCTGTACGTCCAGTACACCTCCGGAACCACGGGGCGGCCGAAGGGCGCGGTCCACCGGCACAGCGACCCCTCCTTCTACCACGCGGCGTTCGGCGAGCCGCGGCTGGGCCTGCGGCCCGAGGACGTCACCCTCTCCATCTCCAAGCTCTTCTTCGCCTACGGGTTCGGCAACGCCTTCGTCTTCCCCCTGTTCTCGGGCGGATCGGCGGTGCTCACCCCCGAACGCCCCAAACCCGCGCTGGTGGCCGAACTGGTGGAGCGGCACGGCGTCTCCGTCCTGTACGGGGTGCCGTCCGCCTACGGAAACCTGGCCGCCGAGACCGACCCGTCCGCCTTCGCGAGCCTCAGAGCGGCCGTCTCGGCGGGTGAGAAGCTCACCCTTCCCTTCCACGAGCGGTTCACCGGGTTCCTGGGCGTCCCCGTCCTCGACCAGTTGGGATCGACCGAGGCCGGACACGCCATGTGCGCCAACGGGATCGACTCCGACACGCCGGGGACGATCGGCAGGCCCGTCCGGGGATTCGAACTCCAGGTGCGCGACAAGGCCGGCAACCGGGTCCGCGACGGCGAGGAGGGCGAACTGTGGGCGCGCGGCCCGAGCGTGATGGCCGAGTACCTGAACCGCCCCGAGGAAACCGCGAAGACCCTGGTCGACGGCTGGCTGGCCACCCGGGACCGGGCGGTGCGCAACCCGGATGGGACCTACACCCACCTGGGGCGTACGGACGACCTGGAGATGGTCGGCGGGATCACCGTCTCCCCGCTGGAGATCGAGCACGTCCTGGGCGCCCACCCAGGCGTGAAGGAGGTGGCCGTCGCCTGCGTCACCGACGGGCGGGGCGCGAGCAGACTCCGCGCGTTCGTCGTCCCCGAACCGTCGTCGCCCTCCCCCGAGACACTCGCCACCGAACTGATCAGCCGGGCCAGAGCCGAACTCGCCGCGTTCAAGGTGCCCCGGAGCGTCGAGGTGGTCGCCGCGCTTCCGCGTACCGCGACCGGGAAGATCCAGCGCTTCCGGGTCCGCCAGGGCACGTGGTGA